The Syntrophorhabdaceae bacterium genome contains the following window.
GTAAAGTCCGTGCGATCCATTAAAAACCTCTGTTGTATTAGTACCAGCAGCGAAAAATTAAATCTTATGCAGGAGGGGATGATTAGTGCGAACAGACAAGTATTCTATTGCATGGTCTTCACAGAAAAAGAGTTTTCCGTCTGGTGATTTGAATTCAGCCTTGCGTTTGCACTTTGAACATTTCATAATCAACATATTCCGTCTCTTATACTTAAATTTTTGCTATTTCAGAGATTTGTACCTGGGGTGGCATACACATCCAGCCCACTGTACCTGGGGTAAACTTTATATAGATAGCCCCACATAATGAGATCATGCAAGAAGAAACCCACGACATACACAAAGTCCAGAACACGCTGCACAACATAGAGAACAAAATAAAAACCAGCAAGAAGATTCTTTCTACAAACAAAAAGCATTTTGAAGATTTCTTCGAACTGCAGAAGGCGAGAGGATTCAAGCCAACAACAATAAGAAAGGATTTGTATTCCGCATGGTTTATCGGGAGCCATTTGAACAAGGATTTTAAGAAGTGCGACAAAAAGGATATAATCAAGCTATGCGGGGCAGTAGAAACGCAGCAATGGTCTGTAAAGACAAAAAAAGAGCACCTCGTGTTTATAAAAAAGTTCTGGAAATGGCTCTATAATATTGATGATAAAACATACCCAGTACCTGTATCATGGATCAGCACCAATGAGAAGATAAAGAACAGAAAGCTGCCTGAGGAGCTTTTAACAGAGGAAGATATTGAAAGAATGGTTCAGGCTTGTGACAATCCCAGGGACAAAGCGTTTTTGCTGCTGGCTTATGAATCAGGCGCGAGAATCGGCGAAGTCCTTAACATAAAGATAAAGCACGTTATTTTTAATCAATTCGGTGCATGTGTCATGCTCAATGGCAAAACAGGCATGAGAAGGGTGACCATCATTATGTCTGTCCCGGCACTTGCAACGTTTATTGATTTACATCCTTGCAGAAACAATCCTGATTCTTTCCTTTTTTTAACCAATTATAATGCCATAGGCAAAAAAGGGGAGTTTGTGCCGTTGACGTATGGCGGGGCGAGAAAGATACTCATTACGCTTGCCAAGAAAGCAGGCATCCAAAAAAGGGTTCATCCTCACTTATTGCGGCACAGCTCTGCTACACGAGCAGCCAAATTCCTCACAGAAGCACAAATGAAAGTCTATTATGGCTGGACCTCGGGCAGCAACATGCCCAGTATTTACGTCCACCTTTCATCAAGGGATGTTGAGGACGCCATCAAAAAAATGAATAAGATTGAAATAACTCAAGAAGAACCTGTCAAAGCAACCATAAAAATTTGTGCAAGATGCAAACAGAAAAACAGCTTTGGCTCGAAGTTCTGCAACTCCTGTGGCTATCCGCTCGACCTAGAGACTGCCATGGAGATTGAAGAAGGAAGGCAATCCTGGGACGACAAAATGGCCACAATTATAAAAGACAAGGAAATCCAGAATCTAATCCTGAAGAAATACGGATCACTCGTGAAGAATAAATAAAGGTGTAATTCAATATCTCCTGCAAAGGACACGAAAGCTTTATATATCTTAATATATCAATATATATCATGATGTTATATGCCGAAAATTCAGTTGGATCTAACAGAGCAAGAAGACAAAATAGTGGAGGCCTACAAGCTCGTATATGGACTAAAGACAAAACAGGAAGCGATCAAGCAGATGATAAAGTTTTTCAAGGTGAAAATCATTCCAGAGAGAGTCAGCAAAGATAATGATTTTTATAAAAAGTCATTGAAATTTTAGAGGGAATGTAATGGATATAATATTTTGGTTGATAGTCGGTTTCGTAGTCATAATTATTCTTGCAATTGTTGCCCAGATAATCTCGACATACAATAGACTGATAAAATTGAGGATGGATGTCGATAGACAGCTGAGTCACGTTCAGGTACATTTGAAGAAGAAATTTGACATGATTCCTGCCCTCACAGAATGTGTTAAGGGATATGCTAAACATGAATCCGGTACCTTTACAGAAGTTGCAAGACTAAGGTCTCAATGGGGCGAAGCAAAGACCGTGGAAGCCAAAGTGAAAACTGCAAATCAATTAGAAGGCATGTTATCGAAAATATTGTTGATTCAAGAAAGATATCCAAAATTAAAGGCTAATAAAACTTTTCAATCCATAATGCAGAGCATTAGTAAAGTTGAGAACGAATTGACTCTTGAGAGAAAGGTCTACAACAAGAGAGTTAGTTGGTACAACGTCCAGATACAACAGTTTCCTTCAAGTCTGATAGCTAGGATGTTTGGATTTAAGGAAAGATCGTTCTATTCAAGAGGAAGCAAAGAAGGGGCGGAAGCACGCGAAAACCCGCTTGAATAGACAATTCTGATTACTTTATAAT
Protein-coding sequences here:
- a CDS encoding tyrosine-type recombinase/integrase yields the protein MQEETHDIHKVQNTLHNIENKIKTSKKILSTNKKHFEDFFELQKARGFKPTTIRKDLYSAWFIGSHLNKDFKKCDKKDIIKLCGAVETQQWSVKTKKEHLVFIKKFWKWLYNIDDKTYPVPVSWISTNEKIKNRKLPEELLTEEDIERMVQACDNPRDKAFLLLAYESGARIGEVLNIKIKHVIFNQFGACVMLNGKTGMRRVTIIMSVPALATFIDLHPCRNNPDSFLFLTNYNAIGKKGEFVPLTYGGARKILITLAKKAGIQKRVHPHLLRHSSATRAAKFLTEAQMKVYYGWTSGSNMPSIYVHLSSRDVEDAIKKMNKIEITQEEPVKATIKICARCKQKNSFGSKFCNSCGYPLDLETAMEIEEGRQSWDDKMATIIKDKEIQNLILKKYGSLVKNK
- a CDS encoding LemA family protein, translated to MDIIFWLIVGFVVIIILAIVAQIISTYNRLIKLRMDVDRQLSHVQVHLKKKFDMIPALTECVKGYAKHESGTFTEVARLRSQWGEAKTVEAKVKTANQLEGMLSKILLIQERYPKLKANKTFQSIMQSISKVENELTLERKVYNKRVSWYNVQIQQFPSSLIARMFGFKERSFYSRGSKEGAEARENPLE